The genome window TCCCAAATAAGAGAAGAAATGTTTTAGATTAGGGAAATAACAACCGGTTGTCAATTTTCAAAGGTTTCAAATTcggatttttctatttttaaaatttgtagtCTCTCCTGTGACATAGAGGGCTTGCTACTGATATGGAGATGGTTGCAGCTAACATGGAGGCATGGAGGGGCAATCTAGGAACATAAAATGGAGTCAGCAAAGAGTACataaaaaagataatattttccCCTTTTGACAGTCAAATCTCATATTCCAGCTGATCGGAATTTGATTGTGATATTACTTTCAAAATAATTGGCTGCACACACAACTTTCcctttatttattctatttttagcATATCACTGGATCGGATGTCAAGTTCAGAAAGACAATGGGTTGAACAGCAATATTATATACCTTAGATGAATGAACACTTGGCAATGGTGTGCAAATGACCAGAGTTCCACTAGAAGGTTTCGAgtggtatatataatatatatatatatatatatctatatatatatatatatagagagagagagagagagagagaggaggctAGCAATAATAGTATCTGGCAGCATACTGAATCTATCTTTAGACTATATTGCATCTGTAGATACcaaaatcacaaattcaactgTTTAAGATCCttcaaataaattagaaattgcatGAATATATACAGCTCAATTAGTGTAATATGATTCCACTTAGCTCCAAATTTACACTGAGTCATACAATTTAAGCTGGTCAATTAATGCCTTCTTTACCAAGCTTATTTCTGACATGGACGCAAGCACAGAGAACTTAGTTTATAACAAAATGGTACCTCGAGTCCACAAAGCTCTCAACATCCCAGAGAAAAGAACCAAAAGTCACAGCCTCCAGAACAAGTCTCTTTAAACCACCGAAGCTAATCTTGATGAGTTCATCCTTGGAAGAATCAATTGTTCCCTGAGGAGTTATAATAATCTCAGGTCTTCCAAACAATGCCTCTGTGTGCTTCTCAATGATGCTGACAGCCTCCTTGGATCTTATTGTTGCATACCTCTGTAGTGTCTCTGCATCAAAAGACATCACATAGTTTCTAAGTCGGGAGGGTTTTATCCCATGACCAAAACCACCAGGGGTGAAGCCACCAGCCCAAGATGAGACCTCAGGGTGGGATTTTACAGTTTGGACAGAGTCATCACTGCCAGAGGGAGTCATCTTATCCCACAAGGCTTCCTGAACAGAACCCTTGTCCCCATCCAATGCATGTGGAAGTATTTTCATTGTCTTCTCAAGCTGAAACCTCTGATCTACCCGCTTAAGGAAGTAACCATACATCACCGATGCTGCATAGACCTGCCCAACCCTGAGTTTGCTTATCTGAGCCACTGAGGTTGAATCACCTAAGCGGTTCCCCAAAATGAGAGCTAGGTGATTCTGGATCATCTCATAGGCTTCAGGAGAGTGAAGCTGCTCAAGCTTCCCATCTTGGCTTGGCCATGTGTCTACTCGGTCAGACGAGTCCGAAGAAGAGGAGCTTATTGTGGGTATCAAAGAAACATTGGCATCCATAAATTTCTGCACAACCAACGCATACAAGATTTCTTCAAGagcttttttcctttcattagCCTTAACTTCCGCAATCCTCCTAATAATCAGAAAACCCAACAAGAGATTAGATACTTCTTCTAAGGTATTTAAATTCTGCatcattataaataaattgaagggaaatttgaaattaaaaattgaaacttcTGGTTCCCCAGGAAAGACAAAAAATCAACCCAAAGAATTACCCATCTAAGCCTAGTACATTTATTTGGCTTAAAGTTACCCATACAATTAGGAGCTAAACGGAAGAAAATATAAgccttaaaatttctttttctacGTTTGTTTTAAGTTTTCTCAGCAAACAAAAGTAGCTTAAGTTATTTATCCCAAATATGATGCCAGGCCTGATACCAACCTGTATAATACTAACTCAGTGCCAGAAGCTGAAGACTCTTCCTTGTGTTCCTCAGCATCACGGTCTGTTTGAAGCTGCTCAAGCTGCTGTTCAACAGCAGCAGGTACAAGATGTGGGTGGCTTATCAAGATCTGAGACAAAAACTGACCAATTGGAGATTCCAGCTGAAGTGGGGCAATTGGAGCAGCTGATCCGGATGAGTCAGCAGATGCTGATGCTCTAACTATTGTGCATTTCTTGCATCCAAAAGCCATGTTCCTATGTCCAGACTTTAAGTGAAATAATGAAGGGTGAGAATGCCATTCACAAATTAAACCAAAATTCAATCAAACACTAGCAGCACAAGCATATAATATCAAATCAACAAAGTAATCCCCTGTTAAACAGGCCAATTCAATAAGTGTTTTCTgagtatattttaaataaaagcaTCTGATAACATGGCCTTAAAATTATCTCCACCCAAGCCAACTTGTGTTTAGCACTCTCCAAGATCATCCATAAATTAAATGATCCAACTCAACTTTCAAGTTTTAGTTAAGCCCTTGAACAGCCAAGACTAATAGTTAGATTGTTAAGGTAGGGATTGCAGCCTTCTTAGTGAGATAATCTGATTAGATTCTGTTAAACCAGTTAGCTAAGTAACCATAAGTTGTTAGAATACAACTTTCTCTAACAGAATGTAGATCTCTAACAAATTGTAGACGTGTAGTGAAGTTCCTTATGCCAAGATTCAATGTACGGGgttgaatataaataataatagagCCCACATAACAAAGTAGTTGAGTTTTTCATCATTCATATTAtctctttggaaacaagtgttCTCCATTAACATCCTCTCTAAGTTTCTTAACATGGTTAGATTATAACTGATGAGAAGCTGGTCATGCACATCCTTGGAGGtttgaatagaaaatatgatcCAGTTTTCATTAATTTGACATCTTGAATGATGATGTTTCACTAGAAGAAGCACAATTCTTGTTGCAAAGTCAAGAGATGCCTATTGAACAACAGAATTCCGTTGTCTCTAATGCACAAGGACCTTCAACAAGCTATGTTGTCAAAAGAGGTCAAAGTTTTGGATGTCAAAGATATCCAaactccaattttatttttttttttggtggaaaaGGTTGAGGCAATGAAAAGGTGGTAGAGGCAATGCTAAACCAATCTGCCAGCTCTGTGGCAAGGTTGGACATGTGGTAGTAAAATGTTATCACAGGTTTGGCATTAGCCTTGTTGGAAATAGACTTTAAATTGCCATAAGTAAGAAATGCTCAAGGAGGTGGTCAGCATCAAGCCTACATAACCTAAAACAGTCATGGATCCAAATTGATACATGGACAGTGGTGCTACTAACCACATAACTACAGACCTCAACAATCTTACTGTCAAG of Vitis vinifera cultivar Pinot Noir 40024 chromosome 17, ASM3070453v1 contains these proteins:
- the LOC100262899 gene encoding UV-B-induced protein At3g17800, chloroplastic, which codes for MIVICSLVDSLEMSKGSLYVPICRPNLRLKVYTLKNMEAVIATVVPSSFGFSRPTDSISRSTVFNVNRSNSVRFPTQFRFFSGWLNLKSGHRNMAFGCKKCTIVRASASADSSGSAAPIAPLQLESPIGQFLSQILISHPHLVPAAVEQQLEQLQTDRDAEEHKEESSASGTELVLYRRIAEVKANERKKALEEILYALVVQKFMDANVSLIPTISSSSSDSSDRVDTWPSQDGKLEQLHSPEAYEMIQNHLALILGNRLGDSTSVAQISKLRVGQVYAASVMYGYFLKRVDQRFQLEKTMKILPHALDGDKGSVQEALWDKMTPSGSDDSVQTVKSHPEVSSWAGGFTPGGFGHGIKPSRLRNYVMSFDAETLQRYATIRSKEAVSIIEKHTEALFGRPEIIITPQGTIDSSKDELIKISFGGLKRLVLEAVTFGSFLWDVESFVDSRYHFVIN